In Ascaphus truei isolate aAscTru1 chromosome 5, aAscTru1.hap1, whole genome shotgun sequence, one genomic interval encodes:
- the GTSE1 gene encoding G2 and S phase-expressed protein 1 isoform X1 has protein sequence MFSRIDAGGDFTLLTDEKFDFDISLSPTSSKEDNEDCDDEVFVGPVKHKEKCVSIAIQSCELEEKSPPQPNEKVVWSPLSGDKFVEIFKEAHLLALHLECFTNDDQKKGQPTQTVENQAVEKFVQDSKLKLNLFEAVRNSSKSPIIVKRETYCVQDSPLTQMPSSIQQQLVIPSSEGRKGSAAYSPKNTSPVRVPKPAKAFAVSPLAQKAKALQVKNVPVGNAGKTTVSRLQPLKAPAVPTKNNRITVEKPKAVSKLSPVRRKQLSSVGSSEDVLSDKSSIASDVSDSSFNNSILRQNKKPFPAPNKLGLKKPQLKPPTGGAFRKNTSSSSSSQSSMNSSINSSLSSPPGVNNRLNASLNTSINSSRLMSNPSKLALGRCSGVATSLKTHGADLSNGILKSSGAANMCAAGNGNKSSSVSVAHPQTPAGKLQRHISAPNLYRLSMQSKPESAIKGTSCTKPPARIIPTPTTRLKLPQRPEGISPDRSVGKTMQPTTLRSCSEIGSGIAESPPIRPTHGASPTPSISGRSIKRVSALPTSLGRRTSIIPPATPKTNPRSISYLRPSLGLQDSNKSIRKPLVAGAEETKGKRTNVNISPCSSNEDDTAPSVIVPFSLDFSPENKPKCLGHSEKEQPLVCPQSTELLLIDIEVEESDIKVRKPSLFESDSKPLIDLSNTPERSKRIVPLKPANVGQLIDLSSPLINLSPMRNKENLDMDYPLMMF, from the exons ttcGAAAGAAGACAATGAAGACTGTGATGATGAAGTGTTTGTTGGACCGGTCAAGCACAAAGAGAAATGTGTCAGTATTGCGATACAAAGTTGTGAGTTAGAGGAAAAGTCTCCTCCCCAGCCTAATGAGAAAGTCGTCTGGAGTCCTCTGAGCGGGGATAAATTTGTCGAGATCTTCAAAGAAGCTCACTTGCTAGCACTGCACCTGGAATGTTTCACCAATGACGACCAAAAAAAAGGTCAACCAACACAAACTGTGGAAAATCAAGCTGTAGAGAAATTTGTTCAGGATTCCAAATTAAAGTTAAACCTTTTTGAAGCTGTCCGAAACAGCAGTAAAAGCCCCATTATTGTTAAAAGAGAGACCTACTGTGTGCAGGATAGCCCTTTAACCCAGATGCCTTCTTCCATTCAGCAGCAACTAGTTATACCCAGCTCAGAGGGTAGAAAAGGGTCTGCTGCCTACAGTCCTAAAAACACGAGCCCTGTTAGAGTGCCGAAACCAGCCAAGGCGTTTGCGGTTTCACCACTTGCCCAGAAGGCTAAAGCTCTTCAAGTAAAAAATGTTCCAGTGGGGAATGCTGGAAAAACGACCGTGAGCCGACTGCAGCCTCTGAAGGCACCCGCGGTACCCACAAAAAACAATCGCATAACTGTAGAAAAG CCGAAAGCAGTGAGTAAACTCAGCCCAGTTAGACGAAAACAGCTTAGCAGTGTGGGCTCATCTGAAGATGTACTGTCTGACAAATCCAGCATTGCATCAGATGTCAGCGACTCTTCATTCAATAACAGCATCCTGAGACAAAATAAAAAGCCCTTCCCTGCTCCAAACAAG CTTGGTCTAAAAAAACCACAGTTAAAACCACCGACTGGCGGGGCTTTTAGGAAGAacacatcctcatcatcatcctctcaATCCAGCATGAATTCTAGTATCAACTCAAGCTTGTCCTCTCCACCTGGTGTTAACA ATAGATTAAATGCCTCCCTAAACACCTCAATCAACAGCTCAAGGCTAATGTCCAACCCTAGTAAACTTGCCCTAGGTCGTTGCAGTGGTGTAGCCACCTCTTTGAAAACACATGGTGCTGACCTGTCAAATGGCATTCTCAAATCAAGTGGAGCAGCAAAcatgtgtgcagcagggaatggCAACAAATCCTCTTCAGTGTCTGTGGCTCATCCACAGACCCCAGCGGGCAAACTGCAGAGGCATATTTCAGCGCCCAATCTGTACAGGTTATCCATGCAGAGTAAACCAGAAAGTGCCATTAAAGGAACTTCATGCACTAAACCTCCGGCAAGGATCATACCCACGCCAACAACTCGACTCAAGCTGCCTCAGCGACCTGAAG GTATATCGCCTGACCGCTCTGTAGGAAAGACAATGCAACCAACTACTCTACGGTCTTGCAGCGAAATTGGAAG TGGTATTGCAGAAAGCCCCCCTATAAGACCCACACATGGGGCGTCCCCTACCCCCAGCATTAGTGGAAGATCCATAAAACGTGTTTCTGCCTTACCTACGTCTCTGGGTCGCCGGACCTCTATAATCCCACCAGCAACACCCAAGACTAACCCAAGGTCCATTTCATATCTGCGTCCTTCGCTGGGTCTGCAGGACTCCAATAAATCTATTAGGAAGCCTCTTGTTGCTGG GGCTGAGGAAACCAAAGGAAAAAGGACAAATGTTAATATTAGCCCATGTTCCTCCAACGAAGACGATACAGCTCCATCTGTTATTGTTCCTTTTTCCTTGGACTTCTCTCCGGAAAACAAACCAAAATGCTTGGGCCACAGTGAGAAGGAACAACCACTGGTCTGTCCTCAAAGCACAGAG CTTTTGTTGATTGATATTGAAGTAGAAGAAAGTGATATCAAAGTGAGAAAGCCCTCTCTGTTTGAAAGCGATAGTAAACCTCTGATTGACCTTTCCAACACGCCTGAAAGGAGCAAAAGGATTGTCCCACTGAAACCAGCTAACGTTGGCCAG
- the GTSE1 gene encoding G2 and S phase-expressed protein 1 isoform X2: MFSRIDADFTLLTDEKFDFDISLSPTSSKEDNEDCDDEVFVGPVKHKEKCVSIAIQSCELEEKSPPQPNEKVVWSPLSGDKFVEIFKEAHLLALHLECFTNDDQKKGQPTQTVENQAVEKFVQDSKLKLNLFEAVRNSSKSPIIVKRETYCVQDSPLTQMPSSIQQQLVIPSSEGRKGSAAYSPKNTSPVRVPKPAKAFAVSPLAQKAKALQVKNVPVGNAGKTTVSRLQPLKAPAVPTKNNRITVEKPKAVSKLSPVRRKQLSSVGSSEDVLSDKSSIASDVSDSSFNNSILRQNKKPFPAPNKLGLKKPQLKPPTGGAFRKNTSSSSSSQSSMNSSINSSLSSPPGVNNRLNASLNTSINSSRLMSNPSKLALGRCSGVATSLKTHGADLSNGILKSSGAANMCAAGNGNKSSSVSVAHPQTPAGKLQRHISAPNLYRLSMQSKPESAIKGTSCTKPPARIIPTPTTRLKLPQRPEGISPDRSVGKTMQPTTLRSCSEIGSGIAESPPIRPTHGASPTPSISGRSIKRVSALPTSLGRRTSIIPPATPKTNPRSISYLRPSLGLQDSNKSIRKPLVAGAEETKGKRTNVNISPCSSNEDDTAPSVIVPFSLDFSPENKPKCLGHSEKEQPLVCPQSTELLLIDIEVEESDIKVRKPSLFESDSKPLIDLSNTPERSKRIVPLKPANVGQLIDLSSPLINLSPMRNKENLDMDYPLMMF; the protein is encoded by the exons ttcGAAAGAAGACAATGAAGACTGTGATGATGAAGTGTTTGTTGGACCGGTCAAGCACAAAGAGAAATGTGTCAGTATTGCGATACAAAGTTGTGAGTTAGAGGAAAAGTCTCCTCCCCAGCCTAATGAGAAAGTCGTCTGGAGTCCTCTGAGCGGGGATAAATTTGTCGAGATCTTCAAAGAAGCTCACTTGCTAGCACTGCACCTGGAATGTTTCACCAATGACGACCAAAAAAAAGGTCAACCAACACAAACTGTGGAAAATCAAGCTGTAGAGAAATTTGTTCAGGATTCCAAATTAAAGTTAAACCTTTTTGAAGCTGTCCGAAACAGCAGTAAAAGCCCCATTATTGTTAAAAGAGAGACCTACTGTGTGCAGGATAGCCCTTTAACCCAGATGCCTTCTTCCATTCAGCAGCAACTAGTTATACCCAGCTCAGAGGGTAGAAAAGGGTCTGCTGCCTACAGTCCTAAAAACACGAGCCCTGTTAGAGTGCCGAAACCAGCCAAGGCGTTTGCGGTTTCACCACTTGCCCAGAAGGCTAAAGCTCTTCAAGTAAAAAATGTTCCAGTGGGGAATGCTGGAAAAACGACCGTGAGCCGACTGCAGCCTCTGAAGGCACCCGCGGTACCCACAAAAAACAATCGCATAACTGTAGAAAAG CCGAAAGCAGTGAGTAAACTCAGCCCAGTTAGACGAAAACAGCTTAGCAGTGTGGGCTCATCTGAAGATGTACTGTCTGACAAATCCAGCATTGCATCAGATGTCAGCGACTCTTCATTCAATAACAGCATCCTGAGACAAAATAAAAAGCCCTTCCCTGCTCCAAACAAG CTTGGTCTAAAAAAACCACAGTTAAAACCACCGACTGGCGGGGCTTTTAGGAAGAacacatcctcatcatcatcctctcaATCCAGCATGAATTCTAGTATCAACTCAAGCTTGTCCTCTCCACCTGGTGTTAACA ATAGATTAAATGCCTCCCTAAACACCTCAATCAACAGCTCAAGGCTAATGTCCAACCCTAGTAAACTTGCCCTAGGTCGTTGCAGTGGTGTAGCCACCTCTTTGAAAACACATGGTGCTGACCTGTCAAATGGCATTCTCAAATCAAGTGGAGCAGCAAAcatgtgtgcagcagggaatggCAACAAATCCTCTTCAGTGTCTGTGGCTCATCCACAGACCCCAGCGGGCAAACTGCAGAGGCATATTTCAGCGCCCAATCTGTACAGGTTATCCATGCAGAGTAAACCAGAAAGTGCCATTAAAGGAACTTCATGCACTAAACCTCCGGCAAGGATCATACCCACGCCAACAACTCGACTCAAGCTGCCTCAGCGACCTGAAG GTATATCGCCTGACCGCTCTGTAGGAAAGACAATGCAACCAACTACTCTACGGTCTTGCAGCGAAATTGGAAG TGGTATTGCAGAAAGCCCCCCTATAAGACCCACACATGGGGCGTCCCCTACCCCCAGCATTAGTGGAAGATCCATAAAACGTGTTTCTGCCTTACCTACGTCTCTGGGTCGCCGGACCTCTATAATCCCACCAGCAACACCCAAGACTAACCCAAGGTCCATTTCATATCTGCGTCCTTCGCTGGGTCTGCAGGACTCCAATAAATCTATTAGGAAGCCTCTTGTTGCTGG GGCTGAGGAAACCAAAGGAAAAAGGACAAATGTTAATATTAGCCCATGTTCCTCCAACGAAGACGATACAGCTCCATCTGTTATTGTTCCTTTTTCCTTGGACTTCTCTCCGGAAAACAAACCAAAATGCTTGGGCCACAGTGAGAAGGAACAACCACTGGTCTGTCCTCAAAGCACAGAG CTTTTGTTGATTGATATTGAAGTAGAAGAAAGTGATATCAAAGTGAGAAAGCCCTCTCTGTTTGAAAGCGATAGTAAACCTCTGATTGACCTTTCCAACACGCCTGAAAGGAGCAAAAGGATTGTCCCACTGAAACCAGCTAACGTTGGCCAG